In Streptomyces venezuelae, the sequence TGCCGATGATCCGCCGGGCGCCCAGCAGCCGGGCGATGTGGCCGGTGGCCGTGCCGACCCCGCCCGCGGCGGCGGAGACGAAGAGGTCCTCGCCGCTGCGCAGGGCGGCCGTCCGGGTCAGGGCCGCGTACGCGGTCAGGCCGGTGCCGCCCAGGATGGAGAGGTAGGCCTCCAGCGGGACCCCCTCGTGGCCCCGCAGCTTGCGCGTGCCGTCCACGCCGAGGGCGACCAGGGCGTGGGTCCGCCAGCCCGCGCGGTGGAAGACCAGGTCGCCCTCGCGCAGCCCCGGGTCGCGGGAGGCGAGCACCCGGCCCACCGAACGGCCCTCCAGCGGGGTGTTCAGCTCGAAGCCGCCCTCACCGCCGTCCATCATGCCCCGGTGGTACGGGTCCACCGAGAGCAGGAGGTTCTCGACGAGCGCGGTGCCGGGCTCGGGCCGCGGGATCGGGGAGGCGGCGCAGGTGAAGTCCCCGGCGGCGGGAAAGCCGGTGGGGCGGGCGATCTGGTGCACGGCGTAAGCGGTGTTCGTGGTCATGGGCACGACGCTAGAAAGGAATGGCCGGCCGGGGCAGAGGGTTGCGTTCATGGAAGCCACACATCCATGAACACCGCTCATAGAACGAGGTGGAAGCGCCCATGGCGGGAAGCACTGCCGACCTGCTGCCCCAGGAACTGCGGATCCTGGTCGCCGTCGCCGACACGGGTGGCTTCTCCGCCGCGGCGGCCACGCTCGGTCTCACCCAGTCGGCCGTCTCCCACTCGGTGCGCGGCAGCGAGGCCAAGGCCGGCGCGGTGCTCTTCGAACGCGGTCGCACCGGGGCCACCCCCACCCCGGCGGGGGAGCGGGCCGTCGCCCTCGCCCGCCGGATCCTGCGGATGTACGAGGCCCTCGGCGCGGAGGTCCGCGGCGCTGCCCGGGGCACGGTGGAGGGGGTGCTGCGGATCGCCGCGTTCCGTAGCGCGGCCCTGCATCTGCTGCCGCCCGCGCTGGAGCGGCTCACGGCGCGGCACCCGGGCATCCGCCCGGAGGTCCGCGTGGTGCGCGAGATCGGCGCCGGTACGGCCGGGGAGGTGCTGGCGGGCCGCGCCGACCTGGGCATCGCCACGCTGGGCGGCCCGCAGGACGTGGCTCCCGGCCTGCTGACCGGGGTGCTCGCGCAGGAGGCGTACCGCCTGGTGCACCCGGCCGGGCACCCGGATCCCAAGAGCCTGCCGCTGATGGACTGGGACGAGAACTGCGGCTCCTACACCCGCTCGTGGTGGCGGGCCCAGGACTGGATCCCGCGGGCGACGGTCAAGGCGGAGGACGACGCGATGGTGCTGACCATGGTCGGCCGCGGGCTCGGCATGGCGATCATGCCCGAGCTGTCCCTGAAGGAGGCGACCGAGGCGGTGGACATCGCCGATCTGGGCCCCGGGGGGCCGGTGAGGCAGGTGGGATACGTCACTACGGCGGAATCGGCCTCAACTCTCGCCGTACGGGCTCTGATCAGGGAACTTCGCTCAGAAACGGGCTGAAACGGACCCTCTGGGAGGGGCTTTCCGGGGGACTGCGCGTCTCAGATAGTAGGAAGCCCGAGTAATTGCCGAGACATACAACGGGACCTGGCCTAGCTTTGTAGAAGCCGAACGTCTCGCCGATCAGGCGAATGGCGGTCGAGAGCGCGCGCCCCTGGCAGGCAACCCCTGCGGCGCACTGCTCCCCGCCTCTTCCGGCGCCTTGAAGGAACCCCTCATCCGTGGCCCCGCCACGCCGTGATCTCAAGGAGTCGATCACCATGACCACGTCCACCGCCACCCGCCGCGTCCGCCACACCTCCGCATCGGCCGACGACCGCAAGAACGCCGCCGCCGCTCTCCAGCGCGCCCTCGACCGCCGTGACAACGGCGGGTCGACCGGCCACTGACCTGCGCGGCCCGAGACGTTCTGCGTTCCCATAGGTCCACATGGTGGACGCAGAATGTCTGAGGGCTGGGACACGGAGTACGGTTCCGTCATGTCGACCAGCATCAATCTCGCAGTGATCCCCGGTGATGGCATCGGCCAGGAAGTCGTGGCTCAGGGACTCAAGGTCCTTACCGCGGTCCTGCCCCAGGATGTGAAGCTGGAGACCAAGCAGTACGACCTCGGCGCCCAGCGCTGGCACCGCACCGGGGAGACCCTCCCGGAGGCGGAGCTCGAAGCCCTCAAGCACCACGACGCGATCCTGCTCGGCGCCATCGGCGACCCGTCGGTCCCGTCCGGCGTCCTGGAGCGCGGTCTGCTGCTGAAGCTCCGCTTCGCCTTCGACCACTTCATCAACCTGCGCCCGTCGAAGCTGTTCCCGAACACGGCCACCCCGCTCGCCGGCCGCCCGGAGATCGACTTCGTCGTGGTCCGCGAGGGCACCGAGGGTCCGTACACCGGCAACGGCGGCAGCCTGCGCACCGGCACCCCCGCCGAGGTGGCCACCGAGGTCAGCATCAACACCGCGTACGGCGTCGAGCGCGTCGTCCGTGACGCGTACGAGCGGGCGAACGCCCGCCCCCGCAAGAAGCTGACGCTGGTCCACAAGAACAACGTCCTCGTGTACGCGGGCCACATGTGGAAGAACATCTTCGACAAGGTCGGCCAGGAGTACCCCGAGGTCACCACCGACTACCTGCACGTCGACGCCGCGACGATCTTCTTCGTCACGCAGCCCGAGCGCTTCGACGTCATCGTCACGGACAACCTCTTCGGTGACATCCTCACCGACCTGGCCGCCGCCGTGACCGGCGGAATCGGCCTCGCCGCCTCCGGGAACATCAACCCGACCGGCGCCTTCCCGTCCATGTTCGAGCCCGTCCACGGCTCGGCCCCGGACATCGCCGGCACCGGCAAGGCCGACCCGACCGCGACGATCCTCTCCGTCGCCCTCCTGCTGCGCCACCTGGGCTACGAGGCCCAGGCCGCCCGCATCGAGGACGCGGTCTCCGCCGACCTGGCGGAACGCGACGGAACCTTCCGCTCCACCGACGCGATCGGCGACGCCCTCGCCGCCCGCGTAGCCGGCTGACCCGGCAGCTCCACCTCAGGAAGCCGCCGGGGCACAATGGGACCCGGCGGCTTCTCCTGCGCGGCCCCGGGTGCCACCATCTCCCCTGGGCCGCTCCCCGCTTCTCCGAAGCCTTCCCGCGCGCGATAATCGAACGCGAGGCCGCGGAATGCGGGGAAGCTCGGACGTCCTAGTACGCCGTGAGCGCGGTCCGCCATACACAACCGGTGAAGGACAAGCACTCATGACGACGCCCACGATCGAGCTCAAGCCCTCCTCGAACCCGCTGTCCGATGCGGAGCGCGAGGCGATCCTGGCCAGCCCCGGCTTCGGCCGCCACTTCACCGACCACATGGTGACGATCAAGTGGACCGAGGGTCGCGGCTGGCACGATGCCGAGCTGGTCCCGTACGCGCCGCTCGCGATCGACCCGGCGAACATGACGCTGCACTACGCGCAGACGATCTTCGAGGGGCTCAAGGCCTACCGCCAGCCCGACGGCACCGTGGCCACCTTCCGCCCCGAGGCCAACGCCGCGCGCTTCCAGTCCTCCGCGCGCCGCATGGCCATGCCGGAGCTGCCGACCGAGCTCTTCATCGACGCCTGCGACGCGCTGATCAAGCAGGACCGCGCCTGGGTGCCGGACTCCGGCGAGGCCTCCCTCTACCTGCGCCCCTTCATGTTCGCCTCCGAGGTCGGCCTCGGCGTCCGCCCGGCGAACGAGTTCCTCTTCATCGTCATCGCCTCGCCCGCCGGCGCGTACTTCCCCGGTGGCGTCAAGCCCGTCTCCGTCTGGCTCTCCGAGGACTACGTCCGCGCGGTCAAGGGCGGCACCGGAGCGGCCAAGACCGGCGGCAACTACGCCGCTTCGCTCGTCGCGCAGGCCCAGGCGGCCTCGCACGGCTGCGACCAGGTGGTCTGGCTCGACGCCGTCGAGCACCGCTGGATCGAGGAGATGGGCGGGATGAACCTGTACTTCGTGTACGGCGACCGCATCGTCACCCCGGAGCTCACCGGCTCGCTCCTGCCCGGCATCACCCGCGACTCGCTCCTCACCATCGCCCGCGACCTCGGTTACACCGCCGAGGAGGGCCGTCTGACCACCGAGGACTGGCAGCGCGACAACGAGAACGGCACCCTCACCGAGGTGTTCGCCTGCGGCACCGCCGCCGTCATCACCCCGGTCGGCTCGGTCAAGTCCGAGCGCGCCAACTGGACCCAGGGCGACGGCGAGCCGGGCCAGGTCACCATGCGCCTGCGCAAGGCCCTGCTGGAACTCCAGACCGGCCACAGCGCCGACACCCACGGCTG encodes:
- a CDS encoding NADP-dependent oxidoreductase, with the translated sequence MTTNTAYAVHQIARPTGFPAAGDFTCAASPIPRPEPGTALVENLLLSVDPYHRGMMDGGEGGFELNTPLEGRSVGRVLASRDPGLREGDLVFHRAGWRTHALVALGVDGTRKLRGHEGVPLEAYLSILGGTGLTAYAALTRTAALRSGEDLFVSAAAGGVGTATGHIARLLGARRIIGSAGSAAKVRHLTGTLGFDAAFDYHDGPVGEQLAQAAPDGIDVYVDNVGGDHLEGAIDALREHGRVAWVGAISMYNGDRSPAAPRNLFEVVHKSLRLEGVLVRNHTNLQDELEGFLVPHLRSGRIGTDTTVVQGFDRTVEAFLGMLRGDNLGKMLVRVGG
- a CDS encoding LysR family transcriptional regulator — protein: MAGSTADLLPQELRILVAVADTGGFSAAAATLGLTQSAVSHSVRGSEAKAGAVLFERGRTGATPTPAGERAVALARRILRMYEALGAEVRGAARGTVEGVLRIAAFRSAALHLLPPALERLTARHPGIRPEVRVVREIGAGTAGEVLAGRADLGIATLGGPQDVAPGLLTGVLAQEAYRLVHPAGHPDPKSLPLMDWDENCGSYTRSWWRAQDWIPRATVKAEDDAMVLTMVGRGLGMAIMPELSLKEATEAVDIADLGPGGPVRQVGYVTTAESASTLAVRALIRELRSETG
- a CDS encoding 3-isopropylmalate dehydrogenase — its product is MSTSINLAVIPGDGIGQEVVAQGLKVLTAVLPQDVKLETKQYDLGAQRWHRTGETLPEAELEALKHHDAILLGAIGDPSVPSGVLERGLLLKLRFAFDHFINLRPSKLFPNTATPLAGRPEIDFVVVREGTEGPYTGNGGSLRTGTPAEVATEVSINTAYGVERVVRDAYERANARPRKKLTLVHKNNVLVYAGHMWKNIFDKVGQEYPEVTTDYLHVDAATIFFVTQPERFDVIVTDNLFGDILTDLAAAVTGGIGLAASGNINPTGAFPSMFEPVHGSAPDIAGTGKADPTATILSVALLLRHLGYEAQAARIEDAVSADLAERDGTFRSTDAIGDALAARVAG
- a CDS encoding branched-chain amino acid aminotransferase; its protein translation is MTTPTIELKPSSNPLSDAEREAILASPGFGRHFTDHMVTIKWTEGRGWHDAELVPYAPLAIDPANMTLHYAQTIFEGLKAYRQPDGTVATFRPEANAARFQSSARRMAMPELPTELFIDACDALIKQDRAWVPDSGEASLYLRPFMFASEVGLGVRPANEFLFIVIASPAGAYFPGGVKPVSVWLSEDYVRAVKGGTGAAKTGGNYAASLVAQAQAASHGCDQVVWLDAVEHRWIEEMGGMNLYFVYGDRIVTPELTGSLLPGITRDSLLTIARDLGYTAEEGRLTTEDWQRDNENGTLTEVFACGTAAVITPVGSVKSERANWTQGDGEPGQVTMRLRKALLELQTGHSADTHGWMHPLG